In Falco naumanni isolate bFalNau1 chromosome 5, bFalNau1.pat, whole genome shotgun sequence, the following are encoded in one genomic region:
- the GDI2 gene encoding rab GDP dissociation inhibitor beta: protein MNEEYDVIVLGTGLTECILSGIMSVNGKKVLHMDRNSYYGGESASITPLEDLYKRFNLPGTPPESMGRGRDWNVDLIPKFLMANGQLVKMLLYTEVTRYLDFKVIEGSFVYKGGKIYKVPSTEAEALASSLMGLFEKRRFRKFLVYVANFDENDPRTFEGVDPKKTTMRDVYKKFDLGQDVIDFTGHALALYRTDDYLDQPCQETINRIKLYSESLARYGKSPYLYPLYGLGELPQGFARLSAIYGGTYMLNKPIEEIVIENGKVVGVKSEGEVARCKQLICDPSYVSDRVTKVGQVIRVICILSHPIKNTNDANSCQIIIPQNQVNRKSDIYVCMISSAHNVAAQGKYIAIASTTVETADPEKEIKPALDLLEPIEQKFVSISDLFAPTDLGTESQIFISRTYDATTHFETTCDDIKDIYKRMMGSEFDFEEMKRKKNDIYGEEEQQ, encoded by the exons GAATGCATCCTCTCTGGGATCATGTCAGTGAATGGAAAGAAAGTCCTTCACATGGATCGTAACTCTTACTATGGAGGGGAAAGCGCATCTATTACACCCCTGGAGGAT CTCTACAAAAGGTTTAATCTACCAGGAACTCCACCAGAATCTATGGGGCGAGGAAGAGACTGGAACGTGGACCTAATTCCAAAATTCCTTATGGCTAATG GTCAGTTGGTAAAGATGCTGCTCTACACAGAAGTCACTCGCTACTTAGACTTCAAGGTGATCGAGGGGAGCTTCGTCTACAAGGGAGGAAAGATCTACAAAGTTCCTTCTACTGAGGCAGAAGCCTTGGCATCCA GCTTAATGGGCTTGTTTGAGAAACGCCGGTTCAGGAAATTCCTAGTGTACGTTGCCAACTTTGATGAGAACGACCCCCGGACTTTCGAAGGTGTTGATCCCAAGAAGACCACTATGCGTGACGTGTATAAGAAGTTTGACCTGGGGCAGGATGTTATAGACTTCACAGGCCATGCCCTTGCGCTCTACAGGACTGACGA CTATCTAGATCAACCATGCCAAGAAACAATCAACAGGATTAAGCTCTACAGTGAGTCGCTGGCTAGATATGGTAAAAGCCCATACCTTTATCCCCTCTATGGCCTTGGAGAGCTGCCCCAGGGATTTGCAAG GTTAAGCGCTATATACGGAGGCACCTACATGCTGAACAAGCCCATTGAAGAGATTGTGATAGAAAATGGCAAAGTGGTTGGTGTGAAGTCTGAAGGGGAG GTTGCTCGCTGCAAACAGCTCATTTGTGACCCCAGCTATGTCTCAGACCGTGTAACGAAGGTCGGTCAAGTGATTCGGGTAATCTGCATCTTGAGCCACCCAATCAAGAATACAAATGATGCCAACTCGTGCCAGATCATCATTCCACAGAATCAGGTCAACCGAAAATCAG ATATCTACGTCTGCATGATCTCCTCTGCACACAATGTGGCAGCACAGGGGAAGTACATTGCCATTGCCAGCACTACTGTGGAAACTGCAGACCCAGAGAAGGAAATCAAGCCGGCCTTGGACCTTTTGGAGCCCATTGAGCAGAA GTTTGTTAGCATCAGTGACCTGTTTGCACCAACTGACTTGGGAACCGAAAGCCAG ATCTTCATTTCTCGCACCTATGACGCCACCACTCACTTTGAGACGACGTGCGATGACATCAAAGATATTTATAAGAGGATGATGGGATCAGAGTTTGACTTCGAAGAGATGAAACGCAAGAAAAATGATATCTatggggaggaggagcagcagtaA